One region of Pieris rapae chromosome Z, ilPieRapa1.1, whole genome shotgun sequence genomic DNA includes:
- the LOC110997385 gene encoding T-cell acute lymphocytic leukemia protein 1 homolog, with amino-acid sequence MSGTRTQVADSSTSPPLIDNRRIDYSALKFTYVDGSDDESAITSELPSCVYAAARSRLQLPLAAYVHQHSRQIHTDGLLDTSMEPEYQCGGSPYRVQRAAANVRERRRMLSSINSAFDELRVHVPTFPYEKRLSKIDTLRLAIAYIALLREVLDADYDPLTYVEKCLRGEIKADRAHWNTSDLTARLSWINWENLGVNPQRRSVLTSLALSSENMQYPHN; translated from the exons ATGTCAGGCACTAGAACACAGGTTGCAGACTCATCGACGTCACCAcctttaat tgaTAACCGTCGAATCGATTACTCTGCACTGAAATTCACTTATGTCGACGGATCTGATGACGAAAGTGCGATTACATCGGAATTGCCATCGTGTGTTTATGCTGCTGCAAGAAGCCGTCTTCAGCTTCCTTTAGCTGCTTATGTTCATCAGCATTCTCGACAAATTCATACAG atGGTCTTCTGGACACATCAATGGAGCCAGAATATCAGTGTGGAGGGTCTCCATACCGCGTACAACGGGCGGCGGCGAACGTCCGCGAACGACGGCGAATGCTGAG CAGTATAAACTCGGCGTTCGACGAGTTGCGGGTCCATGTTCCAACATTTCCGTACGAGAAAAGGCTGAGTAAGATTGACACCCTACGGCTTGCGATCGCATACATCGCACTACTTAGAGAG GTCCTGGATGCAGATTACGATCCCTTGACTTATGTAGAGAAATGTCTTCGAGGTGAAATCAAGGCCGATCGTGCACATTGGAATACTAGTG ATTTGACCGCAAGATTATCGTGGATTAATTGGGAGAACTTGGGAGTTAATCCGCAAAGAAGGAGTGTCTTGACATCGCTGGCCCTTAGTTCTGAAAATATGCAGTATCCTCATAACTGA